The stretch of DNA TGGAGCTCTcgcggtcgcggtcgcggtcgcGGCATCGACGGGCCACGAGCCAGGGTTAGCGGGAAGATTAGCCGCTAAGTCTGCACTGGGCACCCACTGTTAGCTTGATACCAGCTGGATTAGCATTTCCTTTTTGCCTCGTCAGCCTATATAACGTccagctctccctctccctctccctctccctctcccactCCAAACAATCGCTGTGCGGCGCCCGTGCCTCTCGCAGAAGACAAGTCCAACACTGTTGCTGCGTGAGCCGCTGAATTCGCTCCACAGCTTCATCAGGGAAGACAACTAGACAAGCACACCAGACGGcagagggagagaaagcgagagatcATCCACATCCATGGAGAAGACAAGAGAGGTAACAGCGATCCCCATCTCCCTGAATCATTCGCAGCATCCGCTGTCCCGTGAACAAATCGTCGTTTCTTGCTTCCTGAGGAGATGAGCCCTCGGATTCCCTGCTGTGATCCGTGAACTCGTTCGTCTCAGTTCTCACTGCTCGCGTTGTTTGGTGCGTGCGCGCATCAGCGGGGCCAGGacgcggcgggcggcagcggctggaTGACGGTGCCGGCGTTCGGGGACTGGGACATGAAGAACGGCGCGCTGCCGGACTACTCCATGGACTTCTCCAAGATCCGCGAGATGCGCAAGCAGAACAAGAAGGAGCTCTCCCGCGCCAgcctcggcggcgacgaggacctCTCCCAGGCCCACCAGCAGCAGCGCAACCAGCCGCAGGCCAAGGCACAGCCCAAGCTCGGCCGACCCGCCGACGACCACCGCCGGCAGCTCCACGACTCCCCAACGGTAAACCTCCCTTCCCTCCATGCGCCGCGCCCTACTTCGTCATTTCTCTCATCGTGCTCTGCTCACCAAACAACGGTCAAATCCCAGGTCTCGTTTCAGAATCAACCCAAATTaaaggagttttttttttgcgcaaAACCAACAAATTGCATTTCGATTCATCTGATGTTAGCTGACGCGCAGAGTAATAACTagtgtaaatattttttaacTTTCTACCATGTGACAGGAGTACAGAGTGCATGTTTAAATAAACGAGTCAAATTATCAAAGGAGACAATGGAGTGAAAAAAAACTAACAAGTGGCAAAACCAGTTCTTGGAATGTACTGCATTACGACACAGTCAACATTTCGTAGCAAGCACCTCTGCAGTCTGTATTAGAAGCTTACTTACCTGCTGCTCTCTTTCTGAAACAGATTTTCAATGACAGTATAATAGTTTCTCATTAGCAACCAGCTACCGCATGAGGTTTCACGGTCAAACTCGTATTCCAAAGCATTGAAAATCTTTACATGGACGGTGGAACTGAGCATGTGAATGTGGGTAGGACTAGGACAGCAACTTGCATTTACATGTGGTAGTGCTTGGAACTGGGGTAATAGTTAATGTCTTAAAAACAAATGTTCTTCTCTGCCAACTCAGTATAGGATGCTCTGCAAGCATGATCGCTTTTGTGCTTTTAAAATGGTGGGATATCCTTTTGTGTAATACTCAGAGGACTGGATAAAAACACAAATGGAGTCAAATGAGCTCACAGCAGCTCCCTGTTGATCCCTCTAAGCATTAGCCTGCATCCCTCTAGGCACTAGAGTGGTGTGCATCAAAATTGTGAATAGCTTCTGAATGCAGGGTTTAGAGAAATAAAACACATGAAAGATGCAAAAACCTCTTCCCAGTTATAATGAACTGTTATTAGGAGTTGTACTGAAATATAATATCTACTGCCCGAATTGGGATCAGAGTTGGTTCAGACAACTATAGATTTGTTGGCCTGTACATGGACGTGTCCCAGTTTTATGAATTATTCTTTGCTATAACTGATTGGAAAGGACGAATCTTCCTATTTTCTTAATGATATTCTCCATATCTACACGCCTTTAGAAAGCTGCGCTGATGTACCAGTTGTGTCACTATCCATAGGGGAATCTTAGGGAAACTAATGATGGGCTGAGTCAGTTGACGGGATAAGCAACACTCAGGTTGAGGTTGGCATAATGGTTGAAGAATGAAGCACCAAACTAAGGATTAGTTGCCAACAAACTAGAACATTTGCTCAGTTTGTTGGCATATGTTCATAATTTTACTCATGACCCGATTGCTGCCAcagtgtcggtaccctgtagcagggatacccactcttgccgcagcaaggcaggacccgcgtagttatccataactacacgtaaggacggagtagccaggccccaccggtcaggctctttcctcaccaggccaacggccccggacccgctccccgcctggggatgggtccggagacgccacgtgtctctaaggaagggaagctccgagctggcaaccgaggcctcggaccccccataggggtccgggacctcctgcgccatccggaccccccctTTACCGGTGGGGGTCcagagccgccacgtgccccggtggcacgggcgcgggctcgtgcccgagtcctccgcaaggagactcgcccacccaccgcatttaatgcgggtggttgaggcgtgctctgtcgccgcggcatgcgggacagcctttgtcaggcctcactgtgcaccgcgtattaccaaggtgcacagtgcggccgcctgtgccgcgcccgcgcagagcccgtctgcagcattaaatggatacgacggcacggtaCTTTTCCATCattaccgcctacgccgctccctacacagccgttcagctacgtggcaggcgacgccactagctacgtctggcatcgtcccgacaagacggcgcctggacatgatgaacgagggacaccaggagcaggcaagggattgCAGAAGAGAGATCCCCGCTGCCTGCAACGCCatgatgtatgaacagtacgttagttTATACTAcaccgttgggcccacttgtcggggactcaacagtcatgtacgcgcctcccttgagatataaaagggaggcgctcgctgcgtaCGCAGGATTTTTCAAGCTCTCCACACACACACCAGCCCTGGTGAGCTCGCTCGCTCCCGTggaaaggcaatacaacacacagtggatgtagggtattacgctccggcggcccgaaccactctaaatcttgctgtgttcatcgtgttcttgagtgagatctaaCTGGGACtaactaacccccgagtacacaccctctgggctagggcgggtgccttccgccacccggccgtggtttgcagcaccacgacacacAGATTCAAGATTGCATGTACCTGTAAAACATCAGATATGAAATAGTGCAATTAACTGAACCTCAAACAATCGCACATTGAATTCTACTTCACTATGCATCAGTCATTTTTCTGCATAACACTGATCTGCATCATGGTTACTGATCTGAAATTTGTTGACGTAGGGAGGGAGGAAGTTTCTGAGCTACTTCCAGTGCTGTATCAAGGCTTGAAGAGGAGGAAGTGCTTCCACTGTGTGAACAATTAGGTCTCGGTTTTGCTAAATATCCAAAAATGTGTAATATATTTGTCCTGATGGCTACTCTGTCGATCTGTATGAAGAACAAACCAGTTTTATGGGGGTAATGGTAAACAGCGGTCTCCTTGTACAAGCCGTTGATTTGTTTGTGACATGTGGTGCAATGTTACCCTGTAATCTAATATGTTGGAGGGAGGATTTGGCATCTGCTCCATCTTTTTTTGTGCGATTGAGGGCCATGACTCTTCCACTCCAATTTCTCTGCTCTGTCAGGAACTTGAATTGCACAGACTaagggccatgtttggtttaggTGTGAAAATGTTTTCATGAGAGAGAAATgatgctttgaccactaattaggggtattaaataaagtctaattacaaaattacctccacaactataGTACTGTAGCACCTACTCtaactaatgaggtctttgaccgtacgattagtGAATAATTGAGCgcggtcactgtagcatcactgtcgCTAATCAAGACGGAACTtgagtcattagattcgtctcgaaaagttacactcatccctgaaaagattttgcaaatagacttcatttagtactccatgggaatattcgtctttttgtgaaattgtGATGTGATGTGTAGCCAAACATGGCCAAGAATGCAGAATCTGCATTGTGTTTCTACATTCTTCAGCGCTGTGCTGCGTGGGTCATGTTGGATATGGCGAATGTTGCActctggattttttttatttttattttgaaacgAGCACATTCTGAATTGAAGCTGTTTATTTGAGCCATTATTTGAAGCCTACTTCAGTGCTGTGCTGCGTTTTTTTTCTATAAGAATGTGCTGTGTTGGTTATGTTGGATATTCAGAATTGATGCTTTTTATGAGGGGTGTCCAGTGGTGGATCTAGAAAAATTATTAAGAGGGATTTATTCACTTCATCTTCTACCTATAACTATTCTTTTCAAGCTTCAATGGCTACAAATTCATAGGAGATGTTTAGGAGGGGCTTCATGTATCTAGCACGAGTAGGAGGGGCTTTAGCCCCGGCTGACCCGGTGCTAGATCCGCCTCTGAAGGTGTCAATGGGTGATCCTTagggcacctccaaccctctttagtttaaaATAGAATTAAAAAAGATTAGAGGTGCATCTAAGAGTTATTCATTTGCACCTCTACTTTTTATTTGAAGCCCAGTTAACACGCTCCAGCAGATTCGACGAAAGAATAGTGAGAAAACAAATACTGAGTTCACATACACAAATGGTGCAGCGATATCCGAACATGTATGGGGAAAATTTGCCGAAACGAAGATCAAGTTCATGGTTTAAAAGCTAGTACGTGCACTATTGGATCACGAAATTTTTCCAATTTTAAATGGGGATTCAACTGATCTTTTGAAATCAACGATATTCCAATGTACGTCCTCAGACGATAAACCTAACTGATCTTTTGAAATCAACGATATTCCAACGTACGTCCTCAGACGATAAACCTATCTTATCCGGacagggcccatctggcagtcTAAAAAAATCCCCAAGCTGCAGAACCCTGAACGGCTGCATCGCACCACACAGCGGCTCATCGACGAGGCAGCGATGGTGGGGCGAAAGCCGATGCGCCGCCGCAGAACTGATCGGCAGCCGCCTCCGCAGTCCTTCGGCGCCACGGCTCGCCCGACCTCCCCACGTtcgtccgcctccgccgccgcggtggccgccGACCTGGACGAGCTGCTGctcacggcgccgccgccgtcggcgtcggagCCCCGGAGCTTCCCGTACGCGGTGAAGCAGCAGTGCTGGGAGAAGGCGGAGCGAGTGCCGGGGCGCGACCCGGAGAGGTGGCGCCGCGACGCGCTCGGCAACATCGTCTTCCGCAAGCTCGTCGGCTGCCCCGGCTGCCTCTGCCACGACTACGACCACATCGTCCCCTACTCCAAGGTCTCAGATTATAACTGCACAACTAGTTCCTAATCCAACAGCTCCTGGACAACAATAAGGCTCAGCTTCAAATATGTTTAGTGCTTTTAGTTCGTATATGCGGTTTTGTGGTGACCTTGTATCAGCAAATCACTGACCCTGTAAAATTTACAGGGCGGGAAGAGCACATTGGAGAATTGCCAGGTTTTGCAGGTAAGCCATATCTATTCTGCAGCGCAATTGAGAATGAACAGACAaaatcacacacacacaaatacacacacacacacacacacacaaaaaaaacagtGCCCTACAAGCAAAAATCTCAGACTAAATCGTGTGTGACCGAAACAATTCACCTGCGTTGATATCTTGTTGGAAAAAACTGTATGGCAATTAGTATGACTAGTGTGGCAAGCCTGTTTCTTTTTGAAGGGCACAAACCCACAACTGCTGGCTGATGTAGAGATTCATGCTCGCAGGCTACAGTGAATCGATCTAAAGGTAACAAGACTGAGGTATCTAAATCCGAGCTCATACAGAAGAGTGCATATTGTAGGGTTTCAGGTAAATAAAATCTACCTTAAATGGGCTTTGTTTTAGTGAAGTATTTACTTATTCAGGTTCTCAGCTTACTGAGTAACTTTTCTGATGTCCCCAGGACGCGATATGGATCTTGTTGAACTCTCTGCCTATGGAAATGTCCGGCGAGGACCAGATTCAGGGGGCTGCAAAATCCAATGAAGTTCAGAGTAGATATATCTGATGAGTTGTGTTAATCAGTTTGAAGTAGTTGCCTGAATCTAAATGGAGAAAGCTTGATTAATTTTTCTGTCAAACATGTTCGATCATGTTTGTACTATGTAGCTTGACGCTTCAAGTGATTCATCCGAGAACAGCAATTGTGATATCTTTGAATCAATGATTGTCTGCATTCACACTCAGTAAACCTCCCCATTCCCAACCCCCCAAAATACTGCAGAGCCCAAATGACAGATCTCTGATGAAGACCATAGTTTGGTATCCATCCAACCGATAACAGGTTGAGTGGGTAATTTGACTGGATTGTTCAAGATTTGAACACGTACAGGCTGTGAGTCTTTAGATGACTATACCAACTTACCAATGTGAACCTTTTCTTTTACTCTGCAGGAAAGTTTACCATCATATGAATTATCTGGAAACACTAATGACAGACAGTAAAAACTATACCTAATATGAATTTAGTTCGGTTTGATGTTGGGATCCTGGCAGGCAACAATTGATAAGTTGCACGCTTAGTTTAAATGTTCTGTGGTACTATATACTCTTATAAGTTTTTCACTTTATTTTTGTAAACGCTTCAGTCGTTTCGCCATGTATTTGAGAAACTTCTGAATTGCTGCCCACATTCCAAGGATTAACAATCAAGAATGTTGTATGAGTTGGGGTCAATTTGACTGTGCTGGACAGGATCATTCTTTTTGAAATTCCATGCAGAAGCTCAAAGGTGTGGTCAGGTCAATAATGTAGGAAGGCATTTTGCTTCAATTGAGACATCACAATCGATCTCATTTCTTGCGCTTTTCTGCATATTTTGTTTGCAGGAGTGTGTGCACATGCTGCAATCTTTCTGCATAAATTGATTGATCTGACATTTATATCCACAGATGTATGTGTGGATGAGGATGCATGAAGCCCTATAATCTTAAGTGAGAACACACAGGGAAGCAATATATGTATCTGAGCCATGATGCTGCCAACGAAATGACAGTGACTGGTATTATCTTGAGATCTTTAAGTATGTCCAGAAATATTTacatttttatattattgtttaaACTTAAAACCTTGAGTATGATTTTAAGCTTGTCCTGATATCAGTGTAGTGTAATCAATCTCATGTTTTCTGTCATTTTGAGTAACACAAAAGTGTAGTATATTGCTGTCATTGTGTGATAGTGTGAACAGTATGTGTTTTTTTTGGTCAAGATCAAGATAGTCAAGTAATCATGGCATATCTAAATTCTGTTAATTTACATTCTGTTGATTAACCAAATTAGTTTGTTTTTTGTCAGTGTTGTTGACATCCATGAGATATTTTTAGATATATTTCACCATGTGAAATCCAGATCTGAAACTCACATGCTAAATTTTGCTTTACCTTAAAAAGACATGTGCTACGACTTTATCCTATAAGAGTCTTTGCCATTAATGTGTATTGTACAGTGTTTTTATAATAGTGCTACAAGTATTGTAAAGACCAGTGGAACCCGTGTGTCTAGCAGTTCATTTATAT from Panicum virgatum strain AP13 chromosome 9K, P.virgatum_v5, whole genome shotgun sequence encodes:
- the LOC120647165 gene encoding uncharacterized protein LOC120647165 isoform X2, encoding MEKTREFSLLALFGACAHQRGQDAAGGSGWMTVPAFGDWDMKNGALPDYSMDFSKIREMRKQNKKELSRASLGGDEDLSQAHQQQRNQPQAKAQPKLGRPADDHRRQLHDSPTGGRKFLSYFQCCIKA
- the LOC120647165 gene encoding uncharacterized protein LOC120647165 isoform X1 — protein: MVGRKPMRRRRTDRQPPPQSFGATARPTSPRSSASAAAVAADLDELLLTAPPPSASEPRSFPYAVKQQCWEKAERVPGRDPERWRRDALGNIVFRKLVGCPGCLCHDYDHIVPYSKGGKSTLENCQVLQATVNRSKGNKTEVSKSELIQKSAYCRVSGRDMDLVELSAYGNVRRGPDSGGCKIQ